The Chitinophaga sp. H8 region TGATTTTCTCCTAAAAATTTCACTTTAGGCGGGGCTTTTTGCTCGGTAACAACAGGAGCGTTTTCCCCGGGAATGATTGGCTGGGTGTACATTTTAGCCAGAAAATACGGATCCAGTTGAACTTGATCAAGAGACATACACGTTGCAATTTAATGTAATGTTAAGGCCCCGCCTGGGGAAAAATCAGTTTATTTGCACATCGTATAGATGGACAAACTGCCAGCGAATAAAGTGTAAAAATATTGAGATAAAACCGATTAACCATCATGATAGCAGATTATCCAACCGTAAATTCAACAGTAATGGAAGAAGCGTTAAAGAAGATTAAAGTCACAAAAACTACCCATAGCCGGTTAAGTGAAGTGGATTTTAACCACCTGGTGTTTGGTAAAAAATATGCAGACCATATGCTGGTGGCGGATTTTGATGGTAAAGCGTGGGGGAATGCCCAGATACTGCCTTTTCAAAACTTTTCAGTAAGTCCGTCCAATGCAGCATGGCACTATGGCCAGGCTATTTTTGAGGGTATCAAAGCCTATAAAGATCAGGAAGGGAATCCGATGATTTTCCGTCCTTATGACAATTACAAGCGCTTTAATATTTCCGCGGAGCGGATGGGGATGCCGGAAGTACCGGAGTGGTTGTTTATAGGAGGTATGTCAATGTTGATTGATCTGGACCGTGACTGGGTGCCAACCGGGGAGGGCTGTTCCCTTTACCTGCGTCCTTTTATGATTGCCACAGATGAGTTTATAGGCGTACGCCCTTCAGATACTTATCGTTTTGCGATTATCAATTCACCATCGGGGCCTTATTTCAACAAGCCGATCAAGCTACTGGTGCAGGATAAATATGTGAGAGCGTTTCCTGGTGGGGTAGGATATGCCAAGGCAGCAGGCAACTATGGCGGGGCCATGTATCCTACCATGCAGGCACGGAAAGAAGGCTTTGACCAGATCCTGTGGGTAGACGGCTATGAGCATAAGTACCTGCAGGAGTGCGGTACGATGAACGTATTTGCCATTATTGGTAATAAAGCCCTTACACCTGATCTTAGTCAGGGTACTATCCTGGAGGGAGTAACCCGGGCCAGTGTGATGTCTGTACTGGAGGATATGGGTTTTACCGTAGAGGAAAGGCCGGTTTCTATTGATGAGATTGTAGCCGCCTACAAGGATGGTACCTTGCGGGAAGTATTTGGTACCGGTACTGCGGCCAGTGTGGCATATGTGGAGCAGCTGAACTACCAGAACGAGCAGTTGACCCTGGATACCACCAAATATGATGTAGGGCGTGAAGTGATCCAGCGACTGGATGCCATCCGTACTGGAAGGGCGGAGGATACCCGGAACTGGAACTTCAAAATAAGTTAGTTTTCAAATCGTTATGTGATTTTAATACAAAAAGTGAGCTGCTCGTGGAGTGGCTCATTTTTTTTGAGCTATTAGCTTTTAGCTTAATGCAGCGGATGTTTTTAAGCTGTTAGCTATTAGCAGTTAGCTTTTAGCAAAATGCAGCGGAGGAGTGGATATTGATTATTTAAGCGACTTACCCCTGTGTGGTAATTTTGCCCCACAGGATGTTTTTGTTATACCCTTTTTATACCCTTTTTATAGCCTTTTATGCTCTATTCATACTCTATCTATGCTTTAACTATGCTTTAACTATGCTTCAAGCATGCTTGGAGGTAGGGGGGGCTCGTCCTAAAATAGGTTTACACCCATGCTAAATAATCCGGATTAAAGTTTACCTACCTGTTTTTTAATCCTTATGGCGGTTTACAGTTCTAAAGATTAGCAAAAGAATCAATTATTACTATTACTATATATTTTCTTTTTTTGCTTCTTTTTTTCTTTTTAGTTCCCACTTGGATATGTAGATAACCTATTGATCTTCAATGTTGATTCGAGCGCCAGGCTGTCGCCGTTTTTTCCAACGATGTATTAGTTTTCCCTGTGTTTGATGTGCCTGCTCCGGTGTGAGGTAATCACAGCTGCTATAGGGCCTTTGTTGATTGTAAACCTGCACGGCCTGATCTACAGCAGCGGAGGCAGTCTGGATTAGATGGATGTAGTTATTGGTGTTGTTTTTATTGTAATTTTGTTTGCTGGATGTCAAACTGGCTATCCGGAGAACCGAAATCAGGGAAAATCATTTTTTTAAATTAATTTCGCACCTCACATTATGACTTTAGCCAAATTTGTGGCATCGTTGACGAAAGAAACACCTCCGGCAAGTATTTCTAAATTGTTGGAAGCATTATGGTGGGATGGGAAAGGAGATTGGGAGAAAGCGCATGAAATAGCGCAGGATGTGCAGGGAAGGAATGGATCGTGGGTACATGCGTACCTGCATCGTAAGGAAGGAGATAACAGCAATGCCGCCTATTGGTATGCACAGGCAGGGAAGGTAATGCCTGCGGGCGCACTTCAGGAAGAGTGGGAGTATATAGTAGCAGCCCTATTATAAAAATGCCCCTTTTCAAAAAAAGATTCGAAACAATTTTGTTATTCACATATATAGTTTTACCTTTGCCGTCCCAAAAATCCTATATGGGAATTTTGGATGTCATTGTAAACCGACAGAAAAAAAACTAGGTAAAGAATGCCTACTATACAACAATTAGTAAGAAAAGGAAGAGAAATTATCCGGGCTAAATCCAAGTCCAGGGCATTAGATAGCTGCCCTCAGCGTCGTGGCGTTTGTACACGTGTGTACACTACCACGCCAAAGAAGCCTAACTCCGCATTGCGTAAAGTGGCTAAGGTGCGTTTGACCAATAAAATTGAGGTGATTGCCTATATCCCGNNNNNNNNNNNNNNNNNNNNNNNNNNNNNNNNNNNNNNNNNNNNNNNNNNNNNNNNNNNNNNNNNNNNNNNNNNNNNNNNNNNNNNNNNNNNNNNNTCTCTGGATACTGCCGGTGTGAAGGACAGGAAACAAAGCCGTTCCAAGTATGGTACCAAAAAGGAAAAGGCTAAGAAATAATTCATTGTAAATAGTTGTAATTTTTCAAATAAATGAGAAAGCAAGCTGCGAAAAAGTTGCCTCTGGCTCCGGATCCCAGGTTCAATGACAAATTGGTTACCCGTTTTGTTAATAACGTAATGGAGCAAGGAAAAAAGAGCATTGCCTATAAAATATTCTACGACGCGGTGGATAAAGTGAGCCAGATAACTGGTGAAAACGGTTATGAAGTGTGGAAAAAGGCATTAAATAATGTTACTCCTGCTGTTGAAGTTAGAAGCCGTCGTATTGGTGGTGCTACCTTCCAGATTCCTGCTGAAGTTCGTGCTGACAGAAAGATCTCTTTGAGCATCAAGTGGTTGATCCGTTTTGCAGGTGAAAGAAATGGTAAGAGCATGGCTGAGAAACTGGCAAATGAAATTGTAGCTGCCAGCAAAGGTGAAGGTGCTGCTTTCAAAAAGAAAGAAGATACACACCGTATGGCTGAAGCTAACAAGGCTTTCTCTCACTTCAGAATCTAATTTTTGAGCAGTTAGTTTTTGAGCAGTTAGCTATTAGCTGATTGAAGCGAAAAGAAATAGAAGCATAAGTGTAACTTATATAAATATTTAAACGGTGAGCTGATAGCTCGCCGTTTTTTATTTTAAGCTTTTAGAGGATAGAAGGAAAGAAATTGTAAGCCCTGGGCTTAGGCATAAAAAAGCGATGGACTAAATATTAGTCCATCGCTTTTTTATACGCTTCGATCAGCTAAAAGCTATTAGCCAACAGCTAAAAGCTAATTACTTAACATTCACCAGTACTTTTATCTTCCCGGTGCCGGAACCTTCAAAAGCCTGAAGGGCCTTACCAATTACCTGTCCGGGTTTTACTTTATCCGGGTCGGCTTTCATGGCATAGCCCGCGCGGCTGGCAGTAACCAGGAGGTCACCTCTTTTGATAGCTCCATTTTCATCGCATACTTTGGTAGGAATCACGCCTACCACCCCTAAAGGCACCTGATCGGTGATATCCTCCAGTGGGTTTCCTTCTGTAAGAAAGACCCCTGGTTTAGTGGCGTATACACCCGCTACAAGGGTAGAATAGGGGGTGGATGATTTTTCCATGGTTCTGTCTGTTGAGGTGGCAATGACCAGTACATCCCCAGGTTCGTAATCCGCCATCTGTCCGATCACATCAAACGCTTCTGCCAGGTCTGCACCACCTACCTGCATATTACCATTGAAAAAGCCCCGGCCTGCTTTATTGATACGGGCTACATTGGCGCCATTACTTTGAAATACGGCAATATTGCCGGAAGGCCCCCGGTGATTGGTGAGTAAAGCTGTGCCCGTACCCCTGTTTTCCACACTTACGGTGGGAGAACTGTTGGTTTCATTATAATTTATAAACCGGCCGGATATACCACTGGCAAAAGTAGGTTTCCAGGCAAACAAGGCAGCCCCGGCACCATCTGCAGTAGCTTCTACACCATCACCGTTGCCACCGGCATTGGCAGTAATACCATTACCATTACCATTGGCGATGGCTATCAAAGCGGGACCATTACCAGCAGGATTGGACTGGTAGAATAAACCACCATATCCACCGGTGCCTTCACTTACGCCAAAAATACCAGCTGTACCAAAGTTGGCAAACTGGCTGTTGACCGTACCTTTTACTGCAGCGGATGTACCCGTTACCCTGTCTACCATAAATTCTCCTGCATTACCATTCCCTACGGTTTTGGAAAGCACCACCGGATTATCATTGTCTTCATTGAATATCATGAATTCTCCGGCCCTGCCCTTACCAAAAGAGGGAACCCAGCCATATACAGCCCGGCCAGTTCCGTTAGCAGTAGCTACCACACCATCGCCATCTTTTTTGGCATTGGCAACGATCGCATTCCCATTACCTTCCTCAATGCTTATCAGGGCATGGCCATTACCTGCAGCATTAGATTGGTAGAAAAGCCCAGCTACACCACCCGTCCCGGAAGACTCACCCATTACACCAGCAGCTCCGAAGTTGCCGAAGATGGTTGTTACCTCACCTCTTATGCCAGCAGATACACTATTCGCATTATCAATCAATACATTTAGGCCATTTCCTGTGTGGCGATCCGGGATATTACCATTACTTATAGAAACAACGTCTACAGTATTGGCTTCTGTATTGGTCTTGTTAAAGTTTTCAAATTTGCCAGCCATACCGGTACTGTTACTTAGCCCTACCTGGCCCAATACGCCCACTGCGGTATTATCTGCGTTGGTAGCAATAAAACCCCGTACGCCATAACCACCACCATCATTGCGGCCTACTACAGCCCCGGCAATATTGCTGTTAGTGATGCCCACCACTGCTTCACCAGCGCCATTATTATAGCCTATGACCCCGGCGGAGGATTGTGAAGCTGTGGTGCCCCTGACACCCATACCTCCGGTACTGGTGGCATTAACTCCCGTTCCATTCCCAGTGGTACTGGCATTTATCACCGTTCCATTTCCCACAGTATTGGCATTTACGACTA contains the following coding sequences:
- a CDS encoding branched-chain amino acid aminotransferase — translated: MIADYPTVNSTVMEEALKKIKVTKTTHSRLSEVDFNHLVFGKKYADHMLVADFDGKAWGNAQILPFQNFSVSPSNAAWHYGQAIFEGIKAYKDQEGNPMIFRPYDNYKRFNISAERMGMPEVPEWLFIGGMSMLIDLDRDWVPTGEGCSLYLRPFMIATDEFIGVRPSDTYRFAIINSPSGPYFNKPIKLLVQDKYVRAFPGGVGYAKAAGNYGGAMYPTMQARKEGFDQILWVDGYEHKYLQECGTMNVFAIIGNKALTPDLSQGTILEGVTRASVMSVLEDMGFTVEERPVSIDEIVAAYKDGTLREVFGTGTAASVAYVEQLNYQNEQLTLDTTKYDVGREVIQRLDAIRTGRAEDTRNWNFKIS
- the rpsG gene encoding 30S ribosomal protein S7 produces the protein MRKQAAKKLPLAPDPRFNDKLVTRFVNNVMEQGKKSIAYKIFYDAVDKVSQITGENGYEVWKKALNNVTPAVEVRSRRIGGATFQIPAEVRADRKISLSIKWLIRFAGERNGKSMAEKLANEIVAASKGEGAAFKKKEDTHRMAEANKAFSHFRI
- a CDS encoding beta strand repeat-containing protein, with product MKKLLYLSSLFLALFTQGAFAQSGLAGINYQAVARNNNGTVLASQNLTVRFTIHGGAAAGPVQYQESHTTTTNALGLFTLQLGRGTPLNGTFAGVPWGDANQYLQVEVNTGGGFADLGTSQLMSVPFAQFAANGTAGPAGPPGPAGAPGAAGPIGPVGPAGAVGPVGPVGPAGVPGAVGPVGPVGPVGAPGAVGPIGPVGPAGAPGAVGPIGPVGPAGAAGAVGPVGPVGPAGVPGAVGPIGPVGPAGVPGAMGPIGPAGPVGPAGPAGSIAGAPAGGDLSGTYPDPVIANGVVTLAKLAPGVIPAALPPNGPAGGDLAGTYPNPSVKAIQGKGVNNAAPAANDVLKFNGVEWAPGTVGGTFVLPYAANENNAATLFSIANSGDGTSLEGVNNTTTSNIAAIRGIVSSTGPGGFSSALRGINNGSGGLGIGVYGSQAGSGWGVYGTTPNGLGVYGNSSANGTGVYANSNTGTGITGTSNNGIPASFSIFNNSNNNIVVNANTVGNGTVINASTTGNGTGVNATSTGGMGVRGTTASQSSAGVIGYNNGAGEAVVGITNSNIAGAVVGRNDGGGYGVRGFIATNADNTAVGVLGQVGLSNSTGMAGKFENFNKTNTEANTVDVVSISNGNIPDRHTGNGLNVLIDNANSVSAGIRGEVTTIFGNFGAAGVMGESSGTGGVAGLFYQSNAAGNGHALISIEEGNGNAIVANAKKDGDGVVATANGTGRAVYGWVPSFGKGRAGEFMIFNEDNDNPVVLSKTVGNGNAGEFMVDRVTGTSAAVKGTVNSQFANFGTAGIFGVSEGTGGYGGLFYQSNPAGNGPALIAIANGNGNGITANAGGNGDGVEATADGAGAALFAWKPTFASGISGRFINYNETNSSPTVSVENRGTGTALLTNHRGPSGNIAVFQSNGANVARINKAGRGFFNGNMQVGGADLAEAFDVIGQMADYEPGDVLVIATSTDRTMEKSSTPYSTLVAGVYATKPGVFLTEGNPLEDITDQVPLGVVGVIPTKVCDENGAIKRGDLLVTASRAGYAMKADPDKVKPGQVIGKALQAFEGSGTGKIKVLVNVK